Sequence from the Maribellus comscasis genome:
CACAGTGGTTCAGGAATGATGCCTGCAAGTGCTGTTCGCTCAGGAAAATATAAACTGATTGAATGGCATGAACCTCTGCTAATTGAAAATAAGAATGCGTGGGAGCTTTTCGATTTGGAGAATGACATTGGAGAAAAACAAAATCTTTGCGACAGCCTTCCTGAAAAAGTATTAGAACTAAAACTTGTCTTAACCACCTGGAGAAGCGAAGTAAATGCTCAGATGCCTCAAATAAATAAAAATGCCACTCCAAAAAAATGAAGTGGCAACAATATTTTATAAACGAGATTTAAATAAAAGGCAACTTTACAATCTCTGCAGGAATATTCTTATTTCTGATTTTCACAAAAATCTGTGTTCCAAATGCTGAATACTCTTTGGCAACATATCCCATACCAATTCCTTTGTTTAAAACGGGCGACATGGTACCCGAAGTTACCTTCCCAATAACACTCCCTTCCGAATTTACCAACTCATAGTCATGTCTCGGAATACCACGCTCCTGCATAATAAAACCGCGTAGTCTGCGTATAATGCCTTCGGTCTTTTGCATCATCAAAAAATCACGATCGATAAATTTCCGGCCGTTGTTAAATTTGGTAATCCATCCTAATCCGGCTTCAATCGGAGATGTAGTGTCATCAATATCATTTCCATACAAACAGTATCCCATTTCCAGACGTAAAGTATCGCGCGCACCTAAACCTATAGGTTTTATTCCAAATTCTTCTCCGGCTTCAAAAATAGCATTCCACATTTCCTCAGCAACTTCATTTCTGAAATAGAGCTCAAAACCACCCGCACCGGTATAACCAGTAGCTGAAATAATTACATCATCTATACCAGCCATTTTGCCTGTAACAAATGTGTAGAATTTTATTTCGGAAAGATTTATATCTGTTAATTTCTGTAAAGTGGCATTTGCTTTCGGCCCCTGAATTGCAAGCTGGCTAATTCTGTCGGAAGCATTCTCAAGCTCCGCGCCAACATCATTCTGACTCACAACCCAATTCCAGTCCTTTTCAATATTTGCAGCATTTACAACCAACATGTATTTTTCGGGTTCATAAAAATAAACCAGCAGATCATCAACAATTCCACCTTTCCCGTTTGGGAAACATGAATATTGCGCCTGGCCTGGAGTTAAAATGATTGGGTCATTTGAAGTAATCTTTTTTACCAAATCCAGCGCTTGTGGTCCTTTGATCCAAAACTCGCCCATGTGCGAAACATCAAAAACTCCGACAGACTCACGAACAGTCATGTGTTCGTCTTTTATACCACTGTATTCTATGGGCATTTCAAAACCGGCAAACTCAACCAATTTACCACCTGTTCCTTTATGAATTTTGTTAAATGCTGTAATTTTCATTTCAATACTTTTAGTTCATCCAATCCACATTAACCACTAAATTGGAAACATATTCAACTGATATAACGTTCAAAATAAAAAACTCAAAATATAAGTAATTATTACGCAAAGCTATCAATTCAAATATAGCTGGCACATGAATTTTATCAGAAAAATAAGGAATAGGATTTATTAGATATTTCGCTAAATTGCGACACAATAAAATTTTGAGATGGAAAAAGAAAATTATCCCTTGGATTTGGGTTATCTCGACGATGTTGCCGGAGGCGATATCGAGTTCAAAAAAGAGCTGGTAAAAATATTTCTGCAACAAGTGCCGGTTTTTATTGAAAATATGAAAAAATTTCAGGTAGAAAAGGATCTCGAGAATCTTGCAAAAGAAGCACATACTGCAAAATCATCGGTTTTAATTTTTGGGATGGAAGAAACCGGAGCCAATTTGAAAAAAATCCAACTTCTGGCAGAAGAAAATCAAACGCAACAGATCCCGATGTTATTGGAAAAGTCGATACGAGATATGGAAGAAATAATACTTCCGTTACAGCATTTTATGGAATCATGACTTCATACCTTTAAAAAGTTAATATGTTTAATGAAATGATTGGCTGGACAGGAAATATCCTTTTCGCCATTTGTGGTATTCCGCAGGTTATTAAAACATATAAAACCAAGAGTGCAAAAGATTTAAGTATTTTGTTTTTATGGCTTTGGCTTGCAGGCGAAGTTCTGACTTTTATGTATATTATCAATGGAGACCTGGAAACAGGCTCCGTACATTGGCCGTTGTATTTTAATTACATCGTCAATATTTTTATGGCCTGTTTCCTGATCTACGCAAAATATATCTATCCAAAAAAATACTCGTCCGTTCCTTAATTTTTGAAAATTAGTCCGTTGCGATCAAAATCGATTACAATTGTTTTATCTTTCTGAACCTGCCCTCCGATGATCTTTCTTGATAACTCATTTAACACATGTTTTTGTAATATACGTTTTACCGGACGTGCTCCAAAATGAGGGTCAAAACCAGCACTTGCCAACCATTCCACGGCCGAATTAGTAATTTCTATTTTTATGTCTGCTCCCGCCACTCGCTTTATCACCTGCTCAAATTGGAGTCGAACAATTTCTGTAATATCTTCTTTTGAAAGTGGAGTAAACACAATGGTTTCATCAATCCGGTTCAAAAACTCCGGCCGGATGGTTTGTCTCAGCATTTCCATCAATCGGTTTTTTGTTTCTTCCAAAATAAACTCCTGGTTTTCCTCATTCATACGTTCAAAACTTTCCTGAATGATTTGTGAACCGAGATTGGAAGTCATTATGATGATAGTATTCTTAAAATTTACTGTCCTTCCCTTGTTGTCTGTTAATCTTCCGTCGTCGAGCACCTGGAGCAGCACATTAAAAACGTCGGGGTGTGCTTTTTCAATTTCGTCAAACAACACAACAGAATAGGGTTTATGCCGGACCGCTTCAGTCAACTGCCCGCCTTCATCATACCCTACATATCCGGGTGGACTACCAATGAGACGCGTGACTGAAAATTTCTCCTGATATTCCGACATGTCAATCCGCGTAATCATATTTTCGTCATCAAAAAGATACTCCGCCAGTGCTTTTGCCAATTCTGTTTTTCCTACACCTGTCGATCCCAAAAATATAAAAGAACCGATTGGTCTTCTTTCGTCCTGCAAGCCAGCCCTGCTTCTGCGCACTGCGTCTGATACAGCAACGATTGCCTCATTTTGTCCAACGACACGTTTATGCAGCTCATCTTCCATAAGAAGTAGTTTTTCACGCTCGCTTTGTAACATTTTTGAAACCGGAATTCTCGTCCAGCGAGCTACAACTTCGGCAATGTCTTCTGCATCAACCTCCTCTTTAATCAGATTTTCACCTTCTTTCAATTTTTGCAGCTCTTTCTGGTATTTCTGAATCTCATTTTCTGCCTCCTTTACCCGGCCATAACGAAGCTCTGCAACACGTTCATAATTTCCCTGTCGTTCTGCTTCTTCTGCTTCGCGTTTAAAATCTTCGATTTCCGATTTCTTTTTCTGAATATTATCGATAACTGCTTTTTCGGACTGCCATTTGGCTCGCAACCGCGATTGTTCTTCTTTCAAATTTGAAATTTCTTCGTGCAGTTGTGCCAATTTTCTATCATCTCTTTCCCGTTTTATTGCTTCACGTTCAATTTCCAGCTGTTTTACCCGGCGTTCAATTTCATCCAGCTCTTCCGGAACAGAATCCATCTCCAGACGTAATTTTGCTGCGGCTTCATCCATTAAATCAATGGCTTTATCAGGTAAGAACCGGTCGGAAATATAACGTTGCGACAGCTCCACCGAAGCAATAATTGCGTCGTCTTTTATTCTTACCTTATGGTGGTTCTCATACCTTTCTTTTATTCCACGCAAAATAGAAATGGCACTCAGCGTATCCGGCTCTTCCACCTGCACCACCTGAAACCTTCTCTCCAGTGCTTTGTCCTTTTCAAAATATTTTTGATACTCGGAATAAGTTGTTGCTCCAATTGCACGAAGTTCACCACGAGCCAGCGCGGGTTTTAAAATGTTGGCTGCGTCCATTGCTCCTTCTCCTTTTCCCGCTCCAACCAAAGTATGAATCTCATCAATAAACAACACCACTTCATCATTCGACTGAACAACTTCATTCACAACCGCCTTTAAACGTTCCTCAAATTCTCCTTTGTATTTTGCACCTGCAATCAGTGCTCCCATGTCGAGAGAATAAACCTGTTTTGTTTTCAGGTTTTCAGGAACGTCACCGCGAACAATTCGATGTGCCAGGCCTTCTGCAATAGCTGTTTTGCCTGTGCCGGGTTCGCCAATTAAAATCGGGTTATTTTTTGTTCTGCGGGATAAAATCTGCAGGATTCGTCGAATTTCGTCATCACGTCCAATCACCGGGTCCAACTTTCCACTTCTCGCTCTTTCATTTAAATTGAGAGCAAAACGGTTTAAGGAATTAAATCTGTCTTCAGCAGTCTGACTGTCGACACTGGAACCTTTTCTTAACTCTTCAATAGCTAGTTTTAATTCTTTTTTTGTAATGCCATTGTCTTTCATCAAATGGCTCACAGAATCGCCAGCATCAAACAATGCCACCAAAATGTGTTCAACGGAGACAAACTGATCCCCCATCTCCTGAGCCAAAGCAAGTGATTTTTGCAAAACTTTGTTGGCCGATGAAGAGAGGTACTGTTCCCCTCCGGTGACTTTTGGATATGATTCAATTATCTTATCAAGTGCCTGTTGAAAAATCGCGGTATTAACTCCTAATTTTTTTAAAAGGAAATTCACCACATTCTCTGCAGAATGCAAAAGTCCTTTTAGTAAATGGCCTGTTTCTATACTTTGCTGGTTATTTCCCTGTGCTATCTGGAAACCATGCTGAATGGCCTCCTGCGCTTTTATTGTAAAATTGTTTAAATTCATATCTTTCCTGTTTTAATCAACATTCAGCCACAGGCAAAAAACAAACCATAACTACCTAACAGACAGCTTGTCACATTCACATTGTTGAAAAATGAAATTATTTCTGAAAATGAAATTATGATATGAATATTTGGCAGAAAACAAAAAAAACAAGGATGAAATCTCACCCTTGTTTTCTTAACCTAACCAAATCTATTCTCTATGAAAAAACACTTTTTTGTCTAACTTCTCGTACAAAAATAAGCCAGAAAAGAGTTAATACATCTCAAGCAAAGTTAAAGAATGTTAAACCTTAATTCTCAAATCAATAAACAACATTTTATTAACATTTACTCCTTCTGTATTTCCTATTTTTAAAGTGCTTACGAAATTTTATTTTAACTGAATCGGAATTGAATAATCAACCATAAAATTCAATTATTTCATTCAGAAGCCTGCAAATATGTACATAAATAAATATTATATGCATTATAACCCATTGAAAATAATACAATATGCATCTATAACAGCTTTGTAATGTCCTATAAAAGTTTCTATTATGAAAAAATAGAGTTACTTTAGCAGTCCGAATTTTTCGAGATATTTTTAATCTAATTATAACTAAAAAAAATACATTTTATGGCAAAGTACGTTTATACCTTTGGAGCAGGTAAAGCTGAAGGTAAAGCTGACATGAAAAATCTCCTTGGTGGAAAAGGAGCCAATCTTGCAGAAATGAACCTCATCGGAGTTCCGGTTCCTCCCGGATTTACAATTACTACCGAGGTTTGTACCATGTATAATGAGCAAGGGCAAAAAAGTACGTTTGAACTTATAAAACCGGAAGTAGAAGCTGCCGTAGCCATGGTAGAAGAACTCACCGAAACAAAATTTGGTGATAAAGAAAATCCATGTTTGGTTTCAGTTCGTTCGGGAGCAAGAGCTTCAATGCCCGGAATGATGGACACCGTACTAAACCTTGGAATGAATGAAGATGCGGTTGAAGGCATTTCAAAAAAATCAGGAAACCCGAGGTTTGCGTGGGATTCATATCGTCGTTTTGTTCAAATGTATGGCGATGTGGTAATGGAAATGAAACCCGCCAGCAAAGAAGAAATTGATCCTTTTGAAGAAATCATAGAAGAATTAAAAGAAGAAAAAGACATCCAGCTTGACACCGAATTTACTACTGAAGATTTAAAAGAATTGGTAGTACGTTTTAAAGCTGCCGTAAAAAAAGAAACCGGGAAAGATTTTCCTGTTGACCCATGGGAACAACTTTGGGGAGCTGTGGCCGCAGTATTTAACAGCTGGAACAATCCACGTGCTATTCTTTACCGTCGTTTGGAACAAATTCCTGACGAATGGGGAACCGCCGTGAATGTTCAGGCTATGGTATTTGGTAATATGGGCAGTAATTCAGGTACAGGAGTTGCTTTTACCCGTGATGCGGCTACCGGTGAAGACATTTTTAATGGTGAATATTTGATCGATGCACAGGGAGAAGATGTGGTAGCAGGTATTCGTACCCCACAGCAAATTACCCTGGAAGGGTCCAAAAGATGGGCTGTTTTACAGGGAATCAGTGAAGAAGACAGAGCTGCAAAATACCCGTCGCTGGAGGAAGCGATGCCTGAAATGTACAAGCAGTTGAATGACACTCAGCAAAAACTGGAGGATCACTACAGCGATATGCAGGATCTCGAATTTACCATCCAGGAAGGTAAACTGTGGTTATTACAAACCCGTAACGGAAAACGTACAGGTGCAGCCATGGTAAAAATTGCTGTTGATATGCTCGAAGAAGGTCGAATTGATGAAAAAACTGCCCTTTCAAGAATAGACCCAAACAAGCTGGACGAATTACTGCACCCTGTTTTCGAAACTGAAGCGATAAAATCGGCAAATGTATTAACAAAAGGGTTACCGGCATCTCCGGGAGCAGCGACCGGCCAGATTGTTTTCTTTGCTGATGAAGCAAGTAAATACCCCGCTTCAATTCTTATCCGGGTTGAGACTTCTCCTGAAGATTTGGAAGGTATGCACATCGCCAAAGGTATCTTAACCGCACGTGGAGGTATGACATCGCATGCAGCAGTTGTTGCCCGCGGAATGGGAAAATGTTGTGTGTCAGGTGCCGGGATGGTAAAAATCAACTACAAAACCCGGATTATGACCATTGAAGGGAAAGAGTTCAGAGAAGGCGACTGGGTTTCATTAAACGGGACTACAGGTGAGGTTTATGAAGGTAAAGTTGCAACCATGGACCCGGATTTAAGCGGTGATTTTGGTAAAGTTATGGATTGGGCTGACAAATTTACGAGAATGAAAGTCCGCACCAATGCAGACACACCAAACGATGCAAAAGTTGCCCGCGAATTTGGCGCAGAAGGAATTGGTCTCTGCCGCACAGAACACATGTTCTTTGAAGGTGAACGAATTAAAGCTATGCGCGAAATGATTCTGGCCAAAACAGAAGAAAAAAGACGCAAAGCACTGGATAAACTATTGCCTTACCAAAGAGAAGACTTTGAAGGTATTCTTGAGGCAATGGCCGGTTTTGGTGTAACCATCCGTCTGCTCGATCCGCCATTGCATGAATTTGTACCTCACGAAGAAGAAAACCAGAAAGAGATGGCAGATGAAATGGGAATCTCAGTTGAAGAAGTAAAAACTTTGGTTGAAGATTTACATGAGTTCAATCCAATGTTAGGACACCGTGGTTGTCGTCTTGGAAACACCTATCCTGAAATTACAGAAATGCAGGCGCGCGCCATTATTGAAGCTGCTGTCAACCTAAAACAGAAAGGTGTCGATGCACGCCCTGAAATAATGGTTCCTTTAATCGGTACTGTTAAAGAATTGAAACTCCAGGCAGATATTATTCACACAACCGCTAAAAAAGTTTTTGAAGAGAAAGGCGCTGAATGTGAATATATGGTTGGAACAATGATTGAAATACCAAGAGCTGCTGTTACAGCCGATCAGGTAGCTGAAGTTGCCGAATTCTTCTCGTTTGGTACAAACGACCTTACACAGATGACTTTTGGATACTCACGCGACGATGCCGGCAAATTCCTGCCAATTTATATTGAAAAAGGAATATTGAAAAATGATCCTTTCCAGGTTCTTGACCAGGAAGGCGTTGGGCAGGTAGTTAGAATGGGAGTTGAAAAAGGCCGAAGTGTAAAACCCGGGTTAAAAGTAGGAATCTGTGGTGAACATGGTGGCGAACCTTCGTCTGTGATGTTCTGCGATAGCGTTGGAATGGACTATGTAAGTTGTTCTCCATATCGCGTTCCAATTGCCCGTGTTGCCGCAGCTCAGGCAAATACAAAATAATCAGATACTTACTCACAATATCACTAAAAGCCGTTCAGTAGAGCGGCTTTTTTTATGTTGTCATTAGGTATTTTTACCTAATATAAAAACAG
This genomic interval carries:
- the gcvT gene encoding glycine cleavage system aminomethyltransferase GcvT: MKITAFNKIHKGTGGKLVEFAGFEMPIEYSGIKDEHMTVRESVGVFDVSHMGEFWIKGPQALDLVKKITSNDPIILTPGQAQYSCFPNGKGGIVDDLLVYFYEPEKYMLVVNAANIEKDWNWVVSQNDVGAELENASDRISQLAIQGPKANATLQKLTDINLSEIKFYTFVTGKMAGIDDVIISATGYTGAGGFELYFRNEVAEEMWNAIFEAGEEFGIKPIGLGARDTLRLEMGYCLYGNDIDDTTSPIEAGLGWITKFNNGRKFIDRDFLMMQKTEGIIRRLRGFIMQERGIPRHDYELVNSEGSVIGKVTSGTMSPVLNKGIGMGYVAKEYSAFGTQIFVKIRNKNIPAEIVKLPFI
- the clpB gene encoding ATP-dependent chaperone ClpB, with the protein product MNLNNFTIKAQEAIQHGFQIAQGNNQQSIETGHLLKGLLHSAENVVNFLLKKLGVNTAIFQQALDKIIESYPKVTGGEQYLSSSANKVLQKSLALAQEMGDQFVSVEHILVALFDAGDSVSHLMKDNGITKKELKLAIEELRKGSSVDSQTAEDRFNSLNRFALNLNERARSGKLDPVIGRDDEIRRILQILSRRTKNNPILIGEPGTGKTAIAEGLAHRIVRGDVPENLKTKQVYSLDMGALIAGAKYKGEFEERLKAVVNEVVQSNDEVVLFIDEIHTLVGAGKGEGAMDAANILKPALARGELRAIGATTYSEYQKYFEKDKALERRFQVVQVEEPDTLSAISILRGIKERYENHHKVRIKDDAIIASVELSQRYISDRFLPDKAIDLMDEAAAKLRLEMDSVPEELDEIERRVKQLEIEREAIKRERDDRKLAQLHEEISNLKEEQSRLRAKWQSEKAVIDNIQKKKSEIEDFKREAEEAERQGNYERVAELRYGRVKEAENEIQKYQKELQKLKEGENLIKEEVDAEDIAEVVARWTRIPVSKMLQSEREKLLLMEDELHKRVVGQNEAIVAVSDAVRRSRAGLQDERRPIGSFIFLGSTGVGKTELAKALAEYLFDDENMITRIDMSEYQEKFSVTRLIGSPPGYVGYDEGGQLTEAVRHKPYSVVLFDEIEKAHPDVFNVLLQVLDDGRLTDNKGRTVNFKNTIIIMTSNLGSQIIQESFERMNEENQEFILEETKNRLMEMLRQTIRPEFLNRIDETIVFTPLSKEDITEIVRLQFEQVIKRVAGADIKIEITNSAVEWLASAGFDPHFGARPVKRILQKHVLNELSRKIIGGQVQKDKTIVIDFDRNGLIFKN
- the ppdK gene encoding pyruvate, phosphate dikinase; the protein is MAKYVYTFGAGKAEGKADMKNLLGGKGANLAEMNLIGVPVPPGFTITTEVCTMYNEQGQKSTFELIKPEVEAAVAMVEELTETKFGDKENPCLVSVRSGARASMPGMMDTVLNLGMNEDAVEGISKKSGNPRFAWDSYRRFVQMYGDVVMEMKPASKEEIDPFEEIIEELKEEKDIQLDTEFTTEDLKELVVRFKAAVKKETGKDFPVDPWEQLWGAVAAVFNSWNNPRAILYRRLEQIPDEWGTAVNVQAMVFGNMGSNSGTGVAFTRDAATGEDIFNGEYLIDAQGEDVVAGIRTPQQITLEGSKRWAVLQGISEEDRAAKYPSLEEAMPEMYKQLNDTQQKLEDHYSDMQDLEFTIQEGKLWLLQTRNGKRTGAAMVKIAVDMLEEGRIDEKTALSRIDPNKLDELLHPVFETEAIKSANVLTKGLPASPGAATGQIVFFADEASKYPASILIRVETSPEDLEGMHIAKGILTARGGMTSHAAVVARGMGKCCVSGAGMVKINYKTRIMTIEGKEFREGDWVSLNGTTGEVYEGKVATMDPDLSGDFGKVMDWADKFTRMKVRTNADTPNDAKVAREFGAEGIGLCRTEHMFFEGERIKAMREMILAKTEEKRRKALDKLLPYQREDFEGILEAMAGFGVTIRLLDPPLHEFVPHEEENQKEMADEMGISVEEVKTLVEDLHEFNPMLGHRGCRLGNTYPEITEMQARAIIEAAVNLKQKGVDARPEIMVPLIGTVKELKLQADIIHTTAKKVFEEKGAECEYMVGTMIEIPRAAVTADQVAEVAEFFSFGTNDLTQMTFGYSRDDAGKFLPIYIEKGILKNDPFQVLDQEGVGQVVRMGVEKGRSVKPGLKVGICGEHGGEPSSVMFCDSVGMDYVSCSPYRVPIARVAAAQANTK
- a CDS encoding Hpt domain-containing protein, whose translation is MEKENYPLDLGYLDDVAGGDIEFKKELVKIFLQQVPVFIENMKKFQVEKDLENLAKEAHTAKSSVLIFGMEETGANLKKIQLLAEENQTQQIPMLLEKSIRDMEEIILPLQHFMES
- a CDS encoding PQ-loop repeat-containing protein, encoding MFNEMIGWTGNILFAICGIPQVIKTYKTKSAKDLSILFLWLWLAGEVLTFMYIINGDLETGSVHWPLYFNYIVNIFMACFLIYAKYIYPKKYSSVP